A single region of the Streptococcus macedonicus ACA-DC 198 genome encodes:
- the ssb2 gene encoding Single-stranded DNA-binding protein, with product MLNQSIITGHLTKDTELRKVTDRSVVSFTLASSRDYKTEEGAYPADFIDCVLWGAPAESFHTLTAKGDTLQVTGRLQTRTYKDKKEVTHKVTEVQVDKWYIVAVNQNQGDYPVKEKTIVNDSLDNLSL from the coding sequence ATGTTGAACCAAAGTATTATTACAGGACATCTAACAAAAGATACCGAGCTAAGAAAAGTGACTGACCGTTCTGTGGTCTCTTTTACGCTTGCTTCAAGTAGAGATTATAAAACAGAAGAGGGGGCTTACCCAGCAGACTTTATTGATTGTGTTTTGTGGGGAGCACCAGCTGAGAGTTTCCATACGTTAACAGCTAAAGGCGATACTCTTCAGGTTACAGGGCGTTTGCAGACTAGAACTTATAAAGATAAAAAAGAGGTAACTCATAAAGTTACCGAAGTCCAAGTTGATAAATGGTATATTGTTGCCGTTAATCAAAATCAAGGTGACTATCCTGTTAAAGAAAAAACTATTGTTAACGATAGTTTAGATAATTTATCACTATAG
- a CDS encoding Extracellular protein, producing MKKIKAVALFSTAILATASTGVYADELISDGTTSPSTEQVTPSTAPSSEVVIPDEGSTTPSTDTGSTTEPTVPVDPTNPSSDVTEVTDDNGVTTDHTGDSDTQTESNTDPSEEVPNVDDAGGVATNHTVPTTDGGTATVTPDTSVPTNNPNISAETAANAGASQVGTTSTVTGQIVQDVTTDSPVYTNTGATIVSTQNGSVVLADGTITSPESIGATTNSDGTISVTTATGESTTLPMTGDENTTLLSILGSALAAIGGLFFKKRQYFN from the coding sequence ATGAAAAAGATTAAAGCAGTCGCTTTATTTTCAACAGCTATTTTAGCAACGGCTTCAACAGGAGTTTATGCGGATGAATTGATTTCAGATGGCACCACTTCTCCCTCAACAGAGCAAGTGACACCATCAACAGCTCCCTCATCAGAGGTTGTTATCCCTGATGAGGGGTCAACCACCCCGTCAACAGACACAGGTTCTACAACGGAACCAACCGTCCCTGTTGATCCAACGAATCCTTCTTCAGACGTTACAGAGGTAACCGATGATAATGGTGTGACAACAGATCACACAGGTGATAGCGATACCCAAACGGAAAGTAATACAGATCCGAGTGAAGAGGTTCCTAATGTGGATGATGCAGGCGGTGTGGCAACAAATCATACCGTTCCAACAACGGATGGTGGGACAGCAACAGTCACTCCAGACACATCTGTACCTACCAACAATCCAAATATCTCAGCTGAAACAGCAGCTAATGCTGGTGCATCTCAAGTTGGTACAACCTCAACGGTTACAGGCCAAATCGTGCAAGACGTAACGACAGACTCACCAGTCTACACCAACACAGGCGCTACGATTGTGAGCACCCAAAATGGCTCAGTCGTATTGGCTGATGGCACGATTACCAGTCCTGAATCAATCGGAGCAACGACAAACAGTGATGGGACTATCTCAGTCACAACCGCAACTGGTGAAAGCACCACATTACCGATGACAGGTGATGAAAATACAACACTTTTAAGTATCTTAGGAAGTGCCTTAGCCGCTATTGGTGGTTTATTCTTTAAGAAACGCCAATACTTTAATTAA